CTTAAGAAAATACACAAGGTTTTCAAATAATTTTTCTTCATTTACATCTTTGTAAAGTTCAAATAATTCTTTTACTCTTGCAAGTCTTTCTGGTTCCCAACCTGGCATTATAAATCCATTAGAATTAGAATCTATTTGTTCAAACATTTTAGTTGGATCTATTTTATCAATAAGCTCCTGATCATAAGAAAGCACTGTAGAACCATCTGCTCTCATCTTTGCAAGATTAGATCTCGTCCAGTCAAATACAGGCATAAAATTGTAACAAACTAAATCTATACCCTCCTTTGCTAAGTTTTCAAGAGTCTTAATATAGTTTGCTATATACAAATCTCTTGTTGGAAGTCCAATTTTAATATCATCATGAATATTTACACTTTCAATACCACTAACCTCAAGGCCTGCAGCTTCTACTTCCTTTTTCATATCTTTAATTGCCTCTGTACTCCAAACCTCTCCCGGTTTAGTGTCATATAGTGTTGTGATAACCCCTACACAACCAGGAATTTGTCTTATTTGTTTTAAAGTTACACTGTCATATTTACTTCCAAACCATCTTAGTGTCATTTTCATATTAATATTCCCCTCTTTCTTCACAGTATAATGTAATATACTACTTGCATGTTTACGTTTTCACATAATTAATACTAACCTATATTTGATGAATTAAATCACCTATAGGTAGTAAATATTTCTAATAATATAAAAAGTTTAAATCAGTATACTTGTATACTAGCATAGCAATGAATAATAGTCAAGATTTAGAAATAATATTAATTTCTATCCATCATACTCAACCAAAGACTTTTTTAAATTTCTTACTCCACCTCTTGGGTCATCCACATCTCCTATATATCTAGGAATTAAATGCACATGCAAATGGTTTATAGTTTGCCCCGCGTATGTTCCTACATTAATACCTATATTATATCCCGCTGGTTCATATTGAATATCAAACATCTCTTTTACCTCATGCAGTAATTTGTATATTGCTTTAATCTCTTCCTCTGTCGCCTCAAAAAAGTTAGCAAAATGCCTTTTTGTTATTATTAAACAATGACCATTATTTACTGGGAAATGATCAAGTATTGCAACTGCATACCTGTTTTCTACTATTATTTCGGATTCATTGATATTGCAAAATATACATTCTGACATCGTTATCGTCTCCTTTTAATATTATGTTATCATCTTAGGTTCTATTTTCCATTACAGTATTAATTCTATAACAAAAAAACTGTACTATTAAGTACAGTTTTTTTAATATTCGTTCTTATGTATTATGTCCAAAAGCTGTTTTTTCTTTTTCCGCTCTTTTTATTACTAAGTATCCATACAACAATATGCCAATGGCAAAAACCCATGGAATTATCACTGAAACTGTATTTGAAAGGCCTAAATATTTTATTGTTATATTATCCTCGAGTATCATTTTAAATGAGGTGTGAGCTAATATTGCACCACCTAAGAATATAACAATAGGGTGATCTTTCATTAAGTTTGCAACAAATCGACTTCCGTAAAAAATTATTGGTATGTTTATCAAAATACCGATAACAATTAGTAAAACATTGCCATCTGCTGTACTTGCTATTGCAATTACATTATCAAGACTCATACTAATATCCGCAATGATAATTACAGCTACAGCTCCCCAAAATTTATCTGCTTTTTTTACGTCACACTCTACTTCTTTAGTCTGAGGCTTAATAAAGTCCCATGTTATTTTTACTAAAACAAGTCCACCAACTAACTTAATCGGCAACCACTGTATAGCCATTATTTGAGTAATGACACAGGCAAATAATACTCTTAATCCTATAGCTCCGGCTATTCCTATAAAACTAGCTTTCTTCGCAAATTTAGGTGATAGATTTTTTGTTGCTAGTGCTATAACACCTATATTATCACCAGATAATGTTAAATCAAGTATTGTAATTTGCAGTACTCCTATTATAAAAACCATTAAAGTCTCCGTTTGTATCTCCTTCTTTCACTTGGCATT
This window of the Clostridium estertheticum genome carries:
- the uxuA gene encoding mannonate dehydratase translates to MKMTLRWFGSKYDSVTLKQIRQIPGCVGVITTLYDTKPGEVWSTEAIKDMKKEVEAAGLEVSGIESVNIHDDIKIGLPTRDLYIANYIKTLENLAKEGIDLVCYNFMPVFDWTRSNLAKMRADGSTVLSYDQELIDKIDPTKMFEQIDSNSNGFIMPGWEPERLARVKELFELYKDVNEEKLFENLVYFLKKIMPTCEKLGMKMAIHQDDPAWSVYGLPRVINNKKNIQRMLDAVPVMNNGLTLCTGSLGSNPDNDIPDMIRSFKGRIHFAHLRNIKHLAPGKFDEAAHLSSDGSLDMFEIMKALYDIGMEGPIRPDHGRMIWDEIAMPGYGLYDRALGATYLNGLWEAIDKSSK
- a CDS encoding YjbE family putative metal transport protein (Members of this highly hydrophobic protein family,regularly are found preceded by the yybP-ykoY manganese riboswitch (see RF00080). A metal cation transport function is proposed.), whose protein sequence is MVFIIGVLQITILDLTLSGDNIGVIALATKNLSPKFAKKASFIGIAGAIGLRVLFACVITQIMAIQWLPIKLVGGLVLVKITWDFIKPQTKEVECDVKKADKFWGAVAVIIIADISMSLDNVIAIASTADGNVLLIVIGILINIPIIFYGSRFVANLMKDHPIVIFLGGAILAHTSFKMILEDNITIKYLGLSNTVSVIIPWVFAIGILLYGYLVIKRAEKEKTAFGHNT
- a CDS encoding HIT family protein is translated as MSECIFCNINESEIIVENRYAVAILDHFPVNNGHCLIITKRHFANFFEATEEEIKAIYKLLHEVKEMFDIQYEPAGYNIGINVGTYAGQTINHLHVHLIPRYIGDVDDPRGGVRNLKKSLVEYDG